The genomic interval TCAGAGGCGTGCGAGAGCCGGAGGACGCCTGCTGACGGTTCATGCCCGGTGAGTCGAGCTCGATTTGGAGGTCCCAGATGTAGTCGATGACGTGCTGGAGGATCTCCATTTTGCTGGCCTTCTTGTTGGGTGGCAGAGTCGGCACCAGCTCCTTGAGCTTGCTGTAGCAACTGTTCATGTCATGGAGAAACGCACTCATCTGCTCGTCCAGCAAGGGGATCTTGCACTTGGAGATGGTCAAACTCTGATCAGAGAGACAGCGAACCATGTCCTCGCTTCCAACCTTGCTCTTCAGCGCGCAGGTAGATCCAACAACCTTCATCTTGACTTGCGAATTGGAAAAAGAGACGCTGTCAAAAAATGAATCAGAAAATGATAGTCTTGATGACAGCTAAGTGAGTTGGTTTGCTGCCAATAATTCCCTTGGTAGAGTGTATGCAACACGTCGAACCCTTTCTGACAGTTGTGATTCTGGTGAAAGCGGCCGCTGTACTTATCTTTCTTGAGAACCTGGGGGAGTGTCCTAAACGGGGTATGTTAGAGCATACGAACCAATGGCAGACATTAGCTCGCAGGCGCGTCCATCCCTCTCGTTTGATTCCACCAATTGTGACTCTGAAGTAGTTATCAACCTGCACAATCTGTTAGAGGATGATGTTACAAATggaaacaaatgtgtgtgtttttttcgaAGGGTGCAATGTGGGAACCCAGCTGTCCGTCGCCTGGGGATTTTGCAGGTGTAGTGATCGCCTAGAGGCGTGGGTGGGAGCATATCATAAAGAATGCAGCAATTACTTTCGATGAATAGGCTTTTAATTGGTGCCTTAACCACAGCTGAAATAGCCATGCATGCCTTTCTTTGCCAGTGCAATGAGAGAAAAAATCCTTGAGGCAAAAGTGAATGGACCaagctattattatttttattgatCAGAGAAGACAAGGTAGCCTAAGGTGAGACATCTCACCAGGTTTCTGTTTGCAGAGTAGCCTTACCAATAATATGAAATCTGACTGTGATTTTTAATGTAAAAGGGCATGAACTATTTTCTT from Alosa alosa isolate M-15738 ecotype Scorff River chromosome 4, AALO_Geno_1.1, whole genome shotgun sequence carries:
- the LOC125292771 gene encoding DNA-binding protein inhibitor ID-1-like; the protein is MKVVGSTCALKSKVGSEDMVRCLSDQSLTISKCKIPLLDEQMSAFLHDMNSCYSKLKELVPTLPPNKKASKMEILQHVIDYIWDLQIELDSPGMNRQQASSGSRTPLTTLNAELSSISVENGCSDDRILCR